In Capsicum annuum cultivar UCD-10X-F1 chromosome 8, UCD10Xv1.1, whole genome shotgun sequence, the genomic window ATCGCTCCAAATCCTCTTCACAGCAACAAACTCATTTGGTCTGCCAACGGAAATTTTGTACACCTTACCTGATCCACCACTTCCAATCATGTTATTTTCTGTCAAACTTGACAAAATGTTTGCCTCTGTGAAATCCAACCTCTGGAATGAAGTCAACTTCCAGCTTGCAACATCGCGCTTATGCTTCTTCCTCCTGTAGTCTCTAACCATGAACAAGGTCGATACAACACTAAATAGGAAAATGGCGATTGCAAGGACTAGAATCAAGGCAAGAACTCTATGGGACAATCTTTTGGAATCGCTGACTTTGGTGTTACAACTTGGAAGATATGGAAGTGAGTTGGTGGAACAAAGGCTGGGATTATTCAAGAAACTGTTTTcaaaggctaggttagcaaatgCATCAGGGATATTTCCAGTAAGTTGATTGGAAGATAGGTTAAGGCTAGTGATCCTTCTCACACCAAGTTGAGGTGGAATTGAACCTGAAAGTTGATTCTCAGACAAATCTAGAGCAACCAGATCAGGGATTAAACCTAGAGCTGCGGGAATCTTTCCAAAAAGTTTGTTCCTGGCAAGATCCAATATTGACAAAGATTTCCAGGATATTATGTTGTCTGGAAGTTCTCCAGACAACGAATTACCATCAAGCTTTAGCTGTGTTGTCTGAGAAAGACTAGTCAATTCCACTGGAATCCGACCTGAAAATGAATTGTTACTTGCCAGAAGTACCATTAAACTAGGCCAAGAAGATATTCCCACTGGAATTTCACCAGAAAACTTGTTGTTACTGATCTCTAACCGCGAAAAATTGAAGGCAACATTGCTCGGCAGCTCCCCGGAGAACGAGTTATCACTCAATAACAAACTTGTCATGTTAACCAAAGTCCAAACCCCAGACGGAATCTCCCCAGTAAACTGATTCTTGTAGAGCTGGATTGTACGTAAAGTAGAACAATTTTCCAGTGATTTTGGTATTTCTCCAGATAGATTGTTAACATAAGCTACAGCACCAAAGAGAGTTCCTCCAGCACACAAATGCTCTGGTAAGTTTCCAGTGAAGAAATTCACTGAAACTTCAAAAGCTTCAAGCTTTGAATGAAGTCCCATTTCAGATGGTAAACTCCCATTCAATTTATTCCTGAACACTTTGAATTCCTTCAAAGTTGAAATCTTGGCAATGCTTTCTGGAATTGCTCCATACAATTGGTTTGAGAAAAGATTCAGAATCTCCAAGTGTTCAAATTCTCCAAAACTTTCAGGGATTTTGCCAGTCAAATTGTTGTTGGAAACATCAAGTTCAATCAAATTTGACGACTCAAAAGTTTCAGGAATCGAACCCGAAAGCCGATTACTGAACAAGTACATAATCGtcaaatttttcaacaaaaacaaCCCAGATGGAATTTCTCCTTCCAGCTTATTGTAAGCTAAATCAATATGCTCCAGACTTTCAAAATCCCCGAAACTTCCAGGAATCTCACCTACCAAATTTGCTTCTCTAATCCAAATAAACTTTAGTTTCTTCAGCTTTCCGAACTCCGGCGGTATTCTCATCCCAGAAAACCCATTAAATGCCAATCCCAGATTTTCAAGATTGGTCAAGTTCCCAATTTCTGCCGGAAATGTTCCATCAAACAAGTTCATATGCATGTACAAGCTCTCAAGCTCCGTCAAATTCCCGATCGCCGGCGGTATATCTCCGGTGAAATTATTGCCATTCAAATCAAGATACCGGAGTTTCCGAAGCCGGTAGATATCTTCCGGGATGGGACCCACAAAGTAATTCTGTGAAAGATTCAAATGGTGCAAATTGGAACAGTTATATAGAAAAGTTGGGAATTTCCCGGGAAGATAATTCCCAGCTAAATTAATATAACTAAGATTCTTGAGGTCACAAATGGAATTTGGAATTTCGACAGTAATATCTTTCCCAGGAAGTATAACTCCGGTGACTTTTCCGTCATCACACTCAATTTCCGGCCAGTCACAAGGTGAGGAAGTAGAATTCCATGAGTTGAGAGATAATGGGTTTCCCCATTCATGCTTTATTTTCAGTAGAGTGTCACGTTCAGTGGTGAtcggagattgtgaagctacccAAATGGGTATGAAGTTGAGTAGCAGAATGAGATAAAGGGACCGTTTTCCGGTGAATAAGCCGGTCGGAAAATGGGATAACTTCATTTGGAAAAAAAGTGGGGGTAGAATTAAGAGTTGATTTTCAAATGTTTAGTCAACATTGGAGGTGTGAAGAAAATGGCAAACGCACAAAAATGAATATATAGAGATAGTAGTAAGAGAAtaattaaattgaataaaataacaagTGGGTGAGTAAAAGTATTGatattgaataaaataacaaGTGGGTGAGTAAAAGTATTGATTCTGTTGAAGCTTCCATTGAGGTGCCAAACACAAAAAGCTTCGAGATTTGGGTCccgctttattttcttttgtttgaccATTGAAAAATTTCCAGCTCGAGGAGCTCAGCACACTGTGCGTCAGTCGTCCACCCACCCAACAAATAATGTTTGGAATTGCACTCCTCCCGTTTCATATGTCGGCTTGacagttctttttctttttagaagGTTTTGAAGTTGATAGATTTGATTTTGGTGAGTATTTGGAGATTTGAGCGTCGTATAGAAATTGTTAGTTTTATTAGCTAGGAAAGTCATTTGTGGGTTAGTATCATTATTGGTTCGGGTCTCGAGGCTTTCAGTTGAATTTCTACTAGTTGGTTAGAATGTTGAAGTTATTGATCTAAAGTTGACTTGGGTTAACATACATTGAAATCAACCTCCGTTggtaaatttgatgatttcattgagttgaaaatatcaaatttaggttGATAACATAGTTAGATTGTGTTCATTGGTTTCAAACGCATTTCGAGGGTCCATCGGGGAGTTTTGGACTTGTATTATTTCATCTGTTATTGTCATCTAGTGGATGACACCTCTTCTTCACGAATGCGACACCTTTGTCGCGATCATAGAGGAGAAAATTCTCCAGCATCATGATCACGGAGGGTTATTAATGGTTACGAAGAAGGGAAAATGAGTGGGCCTGAATTCGGGGCAAAATTGTTCATTGCAAGCGCAATGGATCTTAATTGGGTAGATACATTATTGCGAAGGATGGTACGCGATGGCGATAAAGGAGCACCTGAATAGAATATTTAATTCATTTCTTGATCAAAGACCCTATAACTCCATTTTTAAAGCTTTGAAACATGATTTCGACAGATTCTAAATGGGATTTTTGAGATTTCAACATTGGGTAGGTTTCTAAATCAATATTTTACCATTTTCaatgattatttcatgattttacatTCAAATCTTAGATTTTCGACttgaaaatttgagatttttcggATAAATTTAAAATGATGCTCCACGGTTGATTTCaactccattttttttctttttttaaaataaaattttagatttgaacTCATTAGATTATGAATAAATTAATTGTTTACTACAATTTCAGATTTTCCCTTGTGGGCTCGAGAATGACTTTTGGATTAACCACATAAATCCCTTCCCTCGTGAAAGTATTTACTTAAAATCTCGGCTAACTCTTTCTCCCTAATTTGTGAAATATACTTATACATTAGGTCGACCCTCATACATTGCTGGAATGTATGAGAAAACTGATTAGCCTATATTTATGGAAACAAAAATCAGATACTATCTTTTTCTTCCTCAATTAACGCCATTAATTACCTATCATTATGttgtgtatgattaaatatagtaactgaaattcaaattcaaaaaatatcttaaacatcatagttaattttcttctttgttgaaTTACGTTCTGAAAAAAAAGATTGTCATCTGCTTTCTTCAATTCTCCaaaaaaatcaatatgaacatcTCCATATTGTTGTGTCATTAGGGTATTTGAGAGtcgaaaattatttatcaatcctACAAAAGTGACCCAATTATTGTTTTGGAAAGTATAgccttcttgaaattgattgctacaatcTCGATGGAATTGAATATTGACGAAGTttgtaaaaaaattgaagtaaaatacattattgaaggtaattcttctccaattattaTAAGGAATGACAATGGAGTGAGAGTTTACATTgagttgaagaattttttttcagAATTTGTTAATTTTCCACTGTGTATTTCCACTTTCGACAAGTCGAataaggatatcgagtttgataGTGAAACATGGGTTGTACTATGTATTAAAGGTAGTGAATCTAATTTTGTTGCGTTAACGGTCGTTGAAACGCAAAATCAGTATTCATTATACGTTCcagaatttgaaatgaaaaactTCATTACTAATTGCAAGAACACCGAAATAAAGGTTGATCAACTTTATAGGGATAAGCAAACTCTGGTTGCAGTAATGACAAAATATGCAATAGCAAATGGCTTCAACACCAAAGCTAAATGATCTGACAAACAAAGGTATGaactgaatttttattttaatgtgttGAAGGTTTAATGTATGGTTATAATCTAACATATGTTTTGTACGAACTGCTGTTTTGATGTTGTTTTCTGTTTGTTGAATAAAGTATTAGTAACGTATAATATATACTCATACATTTGAATGAATGTATAATGAAATCGTAACAGACGTAAGTTCTGCAttttaattaaaatcatgaatttaatatctATATTATAATACATTGACTACTATTTGATGCAACTATGTACTGCACTGTCGTAACAAAGACTTTAAATAGGTCCTCAAGGCGTCTTGTATGAATTATTCAGAAATATTTGTGATAAAAACATTTGATTCAGAACATACATGCAGTCTTAGTGATAGAGTACTGAATAACTTGGATGCGACAACAACttttgtgagtgaatttacaacactaaaattaattaatcacAAGAGAATGCACATACCCGCGGACATAATTGAAGAGATGAAGGCTGTTTATGGAGTTGATATTAACTACATGAAGGCTTGGTGCGCAAAAGAGAAGGCAATTGCGATGCTTAAAGGTGGACCAACTGATGGATATAAAAAAATGCTCCGTTATGTCTATATGCTGAACCAAGTGTATCCTAAATCGCACATTCGGATGCATAAGGCATTAGATAATGAgtttaaatacttatttattgCCTTACATCCCATGATAAGGGGTTTCGAGTTTTGCCGACTTGTTGTAGTTGTTAATGGTGCTTATTTAAGCGGTCCATACAAAGGAGCCTTTGTATCGGCAAGCACACTTGATGGTGCAGGTATTAttcattacttttatttttgactCTGTGATCATATGTAGTTTTCTATGTATTGGATGTGCTTATACATTGTTGTTGTATGTATAATGATTTCTATACTTGCAAAATCAGTACCTATTTTATTGACCtacacatattttattggattttTTTATTTAGGTTGTATTCTGTCATTAGCTTACGATGTTGTGGATTCGGAGAATGACAATGCGTGGACTTAGTTTTTTCAtcagtttaggaaaatatttggAAAACGGGACAACATGTGCGTTGCATTGAATCGaaatgagagtatcataaaaggCGTGAGCATTGTTTATCCTAATGTCCCCCATCTAGCATGTATTTgacatttatgaaaaaatatttgcaCACATTTTAAAAAAAGCAAAGATAGATTTAGTGACCTTTATTATTCTATGGCTAAACATTATATCAAAGGTTGCTAAGGTTGATCACAGGGTTAAGCAATACCTAGAAGAAGCTGGATATGACAAATGGTCTCGATGTCACTCACCTGTTAATAGAGGTAGAATGATGACCTTTAATATAGCCGAATGTATTAACGGTTGCTTGGTAGAGGCTAGAGAACTTCTTATTCTAGGTTTCCTTGAagaatttagaattttatttgcCGCATGGAATTGTAAGAATAGTGAAATTGCATCTTATACCAACATAACAGTCGGgagaaaatttgaagaaattctaACTCTTAATAGGGCTAAGGCTTTGCGGATGACGGTATGTATTagaatatttatgaaattaaatttctttttttattcattataaatttttatgttagcatatgtattaaattaaataatttgttTCTAACAGGTTAAGGCAACTGCTAGTTATCTTTACTGTGTATATGAATCAGGAAGTAGGTACATTATCGATATTGAGTGTGACACGTGCAACTGTGGCCGGTATCAAATTAATGAAATACCCTTTTCACACGCAATTATCGTATTAAAGAGTAAAAATGTAGATGTAAAAAATTATGGTCGTTACTGTTCAGAATTGTACAGGGTAAACACCGTTGTCAAGACGTATGAACTCCCGATAGTTTCAATGCTAGACATGAAAGATTGGAATGTTCCTCAATTTGTTGAATATGAAGAAGCTGTACCGCCCAAATACAGAAGACCTCCGGGTAGGCCAAAGAAAGGAAGACATTTGAAATCAAGTGAATTACTTTCTTCAAGTTCGAACTGTTGCGGTAAATACAGACGTGCAGGTCACAATCGAAGGACGTGCGATTTTTTCCTAAAGGAAATGTgaagaagataatttatttttctatatgctgatgcttagtttggttttgtTTGAATAATCATTTTACTTAGTTTATGTTGATACTCCAGAATAATTTTTAACTAtgttttatattgttatttaaaGTTTATTTCTTAATAACTATTTGAGATTTTCACGACAATGTTCTACATTATATATAGATCATATTGCATTGACTTATTATTTACCTTTATAATATACTTACATGTGTATAAATACTATATAAATTGGTAGCTACAACACTAAATACTCATTCATATGTAGTGTATAACAAACAGTTAAACATTAAACTGTCatatttatgtaatatataacttttttttataacTGACCATATGTACAGTTTCATGtttaaacaacaaaagaaaaggcACACTCATGTATcgtattttattcaaatttaagtTGCCATTGTATAATGTGTTATGTGTATGAAAATATATTATACTTAAgtttatatatatgatacatattatttttggtataacATACTGTTATTTGCGTACGAATCATACATTTAATAGTGGAAACTACCACAaagtattaaatataaaatacattaacagtatgttataaatgtatgatatagttttatactttagttgtatgtatcatcttaaaatttttgttattttcgttTAAGTTATTAACTTTTAACAATTTGTATGATAATATGTTATACACAACTTTAAATGTATGAGACACATGTTCAATGTATTAGTCTCATTCTGTATAATACAAACATTATATGTTATTAACTTATAAATGAATTTATGTATCAAAACAGAGTATACATTTGATATACAATAATGTGTTATGCTTAAGTTTATAtgtatgatataaattatttttggtaTAGCATACTCTTATTTGCGTACCAATCATACATTTAATATTGAAAACAATCACaaagtaataaatataaaatacattaaCAGTATGTTATAAATGTGTGGTATAGTTTTATACTTTAATTATGTATGATTctaaaatttttgttattttcgttTAAGTAACTTTTAACAATATGCATGATAATATGTTATACATAACTTTAAATGTATGAGACATATGTTCAATGTATTGGTCATCGTCTGTATAATTCAGACATTATATGTTATTAacttataaaagaatttatgtaCTGAAAAAAATATACGTTAGATATACAATAGCACATTAATGTGTAATTTTTTATACGTTATATTTAATATAATGTACAAGAAACTTAATATCTACCAAATTATATAGTAACAATACAATATATCGAACGTCATTGCAATACACTTAATTAAAAGATATGTATGTATAAGAAGATTAAGGACATcaataaaatctaaattaaaatccAACACCAAAAAATAAGAAGTATTGTATCTTTTTAACATCAACTACTAATGCAACAATTAGATGTTTCCATGCAGGCTATTATAAAAAAgtgctactctaaagtaacaattgcaCTTTCATCAGTTGATTGAAGATTACTATTCCTTGGACGAGGATGATCGTCATTATCACTTGTGTAAGTTTTATTAGCCTTTCTCACTCCGTAATGCCATAGTAAAGAATCATAACGTGCACGTTGAATTTTAGTTTCAAAACCACATGAATTCACTTTTAGTCCTTCATTTAATATTTCTACATATGCATCCACAAAGACGCCACAGtccttgatttgaaaaaaaattatgaaataacaagtcattcaataattataacatgattataaatgtaaaaaaatataaatcaaaatcaCTTACAAACTATTAGACGCTTGCTGTGGTATGTTTTGAACGTAGTCAACATTAAATGAGTTTGGATTGATAAGTTAAGTATGCTAACCAAGCTTGTCTTTGTACGCTTCCACTGATGCCTATTCAGTTTGCACTATCTTTTCCAAAAAACCACTGTCCGACTAGTAAGTAGGCAGCATCACTGCCAACTTTTGTATTTCATTTGGTTGTTTCCATTTCTTTTACTTGATAATGAGTCGTAGACACGTATCACTCTCTCCTTCAACACAAttacagccaacacccaatgatATTCTTTGCCAGAATTTACTGGAACATAGACCTCATCAACCATATGCCATGGTAATCCAGCAGAAATACAAAATCTATTAACCGTGTTTGTAATTGAATCTTCATTCTTAGCCACAACGTATGATTCTGCATTGTCTTCTTGTGTAGATATTTGAACGGATGGAGCATTTGGATAATATTAGCTATATGTCTTCTCGATATATGTTTTGAAGAAGCAGATGGttgttgtatatctataattatcacAGAGCTGCAacattgatttttttctcaagtGGTAGAAGATTACATCTAAATGCTACATGTACAAACatagtaaaatataaaaataatgaaacaataCAGAGTATACTTCAGTTTCTATTAGGTACCAATTTTATCACATTAATATTTGAATGACTAGTACTATATGTATGATAAAGTATTTACATCATTTTCTATGTATGATGCAAGATTTTACTGCAGATTCTAAAAATAACTTCAGTTTATAACAAAAACATATATGATATGGTATAACAGGTCTTACATGTATGATAATATGTTATACATAACAATACCAGGTGCTACATGTGTGATAATATGTTATACATAACTTTAAATGTATGAGACACATATTGAATGTATTTGTCCCATTCTATACAATAAGGTATTATACTTCAGTTTAATACATAAGATTTTACCACAGATTCTACATCTTATATACTTTGGAAAAGGTATTATATTTAATACATAAGGCATTATACTTCAGTTTAATACATAAGATTTTACCGCATCTTCTATGTAATAAACTAATGCAGATTCTACATCATTTTACTTTAGTATTATACATAATAATTTACTGCAAATTCTACATCATTTTACTTTTGTATTATTACTTCATATTTTAATTCAGTATTATACATCATTTCTATGTATGATGCAAGATTTTATTGCAAATTCTAAAAATAACTTCAGTTTATAACAAAAACAACATGTATGATATGGTATTACAGTTAAGTTTCTAAAAATAACAACATGGAAGAAAGTTAGTTTAATTTACTTCATTATTTCAGCATGTTTTAGGTTGCGACATTAagtaaaatcaattctttgacTATGGTTGTGCAACGACGATGTCCAACTGTAGATAACCTAGTCCTGGACTATTTTTCAGATAATGATTGTCGTCTTGTTTCCTGCACAATTATCAAGGTATAAAcatcataaaaatttatattgatgtagtatttaaaaaaaaacaaaaaaagttttCAAATCACTTACTTGCCTGCATGATATTTCAATAACCCTACGGCTAGACATTGAGAGTAATCCACTATCAATTCATTAGGCAACTCTTGGTAAATGGTACAACTATCGAAAGCATACTTCTGCTTCTCTTCATTAGTAGAATTGCCCTCATTCTTAGAGCTTGTACCAAATTTGTTACGTACGGGGACTTGAAAACCCTTGTCTTTTTTGGTCTCTTTTTACTGGTGCTTTCGTGGCTTCATGCTCCCGAACTTGAGCATCTAAAAAATTAAGCGGAGACTGACTGTCGAAAAATGTCCATTGGCTCTTGGTCATTATATTTAGAGTACCAACATCCAATTGATTTGTAGTTGAAGGTGTTGACAACCCAAATAATAGTGCATCAATAGTGTTTTAAATAGAATAAGTTATTGTGCCACTGacatgtaacgccctgagtctgtactccgaatgctacacagtgcttatgacctcgaaggaccacatgctaacccatgactgatatatgctgtgagcactgaataataatactgtaataaatgcagaaaatagactaaaatgccataaggttcaaattctaaaatactggtaaataataatatctgataaacatctaaaatctgaataccgtatgaactagtctagtctgaaaagtctctaactgaactgtctgaatgtggagttgatgggacaagcccccaactaactccaactattgaactactaataattgaaataaaagcatgccctcgatagaggaggactcactactgaagtTGTCACTGATAACGGAATCTTTCTATGCGCGGCAGAAACCTGAacatctgaacttatgatatgagacatcatagcacaaaaaaaagtatgcgtcagtacgcagaatgtactggtatgctagataaggtaggctgatatgcatgggtttatatgtatgaacaataattgaccgagttatatgaatataactgactgagaatacttgtataactgaaactgatgaaacaTTAATTATACAATACTGTGCACATATCTATATATACTGTTTCTGAGATCATAGTAACATTGGATACTGAGTTCTCATAACTGAATagttgatatctgagtttactgataactgtattactgatagctaggtgattgtttctgacagtcctagttCTATAGAACTGACCTAAGTTctatagtcctgattctgtagaactgaactgagttctatactgagactaaaactaaaactataagagataatcatctaaccgacatgccccttctctgaactgatttagggtctaacctataaccctaattggaagggtatcagtaccgtaccacgggtaaagaaaagctgaagagtcaccctcatctggcaggtgctcggAACAAGAATGGTGGTATGCTCAATTGGCAGGTAGAACATCTCATCAaacctcaactagcaggttgatgtctcaacctacgttggctacatagttctgaaatacaaggactttttctaaggatcacaccctctactggtaggtgagtccccatccttggatttactcgatgctgaatcctactcctaaccgAATAGATactgaattgatttctaaactgttctaggctagactgaactattactgatcgtgttaattaactgaattggactgagtttactgcATACTGTAACTGATTGCGTGTTCTGAGTTCTATTATCTAATTGGATATATCGAGTTctgtactgactgaatactactgtacGTGatatcactgagactattctgaagttAATATAATTCTTGGTAAAtaactagattgtcgggtattagataccccaggattcgatagtatgaaaaataaagcataacatgatcttaaaaagcattacaatgttcataactcattcatagagatattttatcaaacatttgtaatatataagcttgcacatatgctagcatATCATGATTTCCCCATTTAATCTACATGATCAATTTACCAAACACttgggaacataatctatgcacataatactaattaacgtgtaggcatcatgatttccaatcccaactcacaaattcaagggctataacatgaattcacataatactacacacatgtcaaattaaatttacatgaatcttgtaataaattatgaattagaaatccaattaacatcataatcatgaatacattcaagcccaacatggaattcatgaaatcaacaaacttgaagttttaaaagaggttcttgaacttcaagggtggaagaaacacttggatgaacacttcacataccttggtgcttgaattcttaaagattgatggtgaattccttGAATCTTGATCTTAACTTTGATAggttagggttttttcttgagagaatttgagagaaagtgagcaATTTAGCCTCTAGTGTCATCTGATTTTATGTTTTCAGGTTGAAAATGGGTGGgataatgacctaaataccccttTGGATGTGGGCTTTTAATGACTTAAAACGTGTCTAGTGACGCGCAAACTGACGCACCATTTTGATGGG contains:
- the LOC107847804 gene encoding receptor-like protein kinase HSL1; protein product: MKLSHFPTGLFTGKRSLYLILLLNFIPIWVASQSPITTERDTLLKIKHEWGNPLSLNSWNSTSSPCDWPEIECDDGKVTGVILPGKDITVEIPNSICDLKNLSYINLAGNYLPGKFPTFLYNCSNLHHLNLSQNYFVGPIPEDIYRLRKLRYLDLNGNNFTGDIPPAIGNLTELESLYMHMNLFDGTFPAEIGNLTNLENLGLAFNGFSGMRIPPEFGKLKKLKFIWIREANLVGEIPGSFGDFESLEHIDLAYNKLEGEIPSGLFLLKNLTIMYLFSNRLSGSIPETFESSNLIELDVSNNNLTGKIPESFGEFEHLEILNLFSNQLYGAIPESIAKISTLKEFKVFRNKLNGSLPSEMGLHSKLEAFEVSVNFFTGNLPEHLCAGGTLFGAVAYVNNLSGEIPKSLENCSTLRTIQLYKNQFTGEIPSGVWTLVNMTSLLLSDNSFSGELPSNVAFNFSRLEISNNKFSGEIPVGISSWPSLMVLLASNNSFSGRIPVELTSLSQTTQLKLDGNSLSGELPDNIISWKSLSILDLARNKLFGKIPAALGLIPDLVALDLSENQLSGSIPPQLGVRRITSLNLSSNQLTGNIPDAFANLAFENSFLNNPSLCSTNSLPYLPSCNTKVSDSKRLSHRVLALILVLAIAIFLFSVVSTLFMVRDYRRKKHKRDVASWKLTSFQRLDFTEANILSSLTENNMIGSGGSGKVYKISVGRPNEFVAVKRIWSDRKVDYILEREFLAEVQILGSIRHFNIVKLLCCISSEDSKLLVYEYMVNHSLDRWLHGKRRISLSNKVMDWPKRLEIAIGAAQGLCYMHHDCTPPIIHRDVKSSNILLDSDFTAKIADFGLAKILEKKGELNTMSAVAGSYGYIAPEYAYTTKVNEKIDIYSFGVVLLELVTGRQPNFGEEHTSLAEWAWKQHGEGNNAIDNMLDTDIKEACYLEEMKTVFRLGLICTSNLPASRPSMKEILQIIHRCKSFRYSGGKSPDTDYDVAPLLAGNNSEKYIASYKRINSNKIIDDSSDDGLIISSV